One window of the Lytechinus variegatus isolate NC3 chromosome 3, Lvar_3.0, whole genome shotgun sequence genome contains the following:
- the LOC121410896 gene encoding collagen alpha-1(III) chain-like isoform X3 — protein sequence MAMGRNQEFDNLYREIDEPVESRKLFLGGLRSQSSERHLYEALLPYGHILEVLFVRDKNGKPKGFGFVTFTKSYMLEAVFADHPDNRIIVDGKNVEVKRLSEGEPSRSKAAMLKAAVPNENTTRIFVGGISEITTEENLREGFSEYGEIIEVDIPPNEKTGKARGFAFITFASKESVGKVVGMKYLNFFGRKVEVKRAIEKEKLQRDSVPPPPAPSPKGKPEGASKGGQGGGQGRGGKGGGGKGGGGKGGGGRGGGGRGGGGGRGGRDGGRSGRGFGGGTGGEMGGDKQRHDAGGRDLWRDSMRNMFDGPEQFGPERDFDQGYRRDRPPFDMGPDRYRGMGPDGPMGRERPFGREGLMGRERLMERERLMERERLMEREGPMGRDWSMGRERSMGQEGPMGREGPMGREGPMGREGQMGREGPMGREGLMGMDRGRMMDRMRDMGPDMHQRRSLGPDMPGVPGDLMGMGSRGPREGRGMERAARGGQGLRDMDKWDEAMFDGMPTDEMFRSQFGDGPMDFPGFPGDGPPSRPGGSGGIPGDFKQEMSEVERDLEISKAKMKEYYKTMYMWKLKWYQMMKTWTAAKAAVAAEVTVNSITASPSRDPLPATSQPQGSSFGAVDGIWGQARGQAQSQVASQAANQATVQAPSQASQAPGQMPGQMPGQTLGQAPGQAPSQAPLHPPGVAPSSGGNEDPYRAPVDSFGGRAAGNTGSNFGNQGQGHPYANQGQTPSYGKQDQDTSFGGLGSNYGNMPSKYGPMKTEPAYPGSSFGGPYGGMPGI from the exons ATGGCGATGGGCCGAAATCAG GAGTTTGATAATCTGTACCGTGAAATTGATGAGCCTGTAGAATCAAGGAAGCTGTTCTTGGGTGGACTCAGAAGTCAAAGTTCAGAAAGACACCTTTATGAAGCTCTCCTCCCATATGGCCACATTTTGGAGGTTCTCTTTGTTCGTGATAAAAATGGCAAACCCAAAGGATTTGGTTTTGTTACTTTTACCAAATCATACATGTTAGAGGCGGTATTTGCTGACCATCCAGACAATCGCATCATTGTGGATGGAAAGAACGTGGAAGTTAAGAGATTATCGGAAGGCGAG CCCAGCCGCTCTAAAGCAGCTATGTTAAAGGCTGCTGTGCCTAATGAGAATACAACACGGATCTTTGTCGGAGGTATCTCGGAAATAACCACTGAAGAAAACTTGAGAGAGGGATTTAGTGAATATGGGGAAATCATAGAAGTTGATATCCCACCAAATGAGAAGACTGGAAAGGCACGTGGTTTTGCTTTCATTACATTTGCAAGCAAGGAGAGTGTGGGAAAGGTTGTGG GAATGAAGTATTTAAATTTCTTTGGGCGGAAAGTAGAGGTGAAAAGAGCCATCGAAAAGGAGAAACTACAGAGAGACTCTGTACCTCCTCCACCAGCACCTTCACCTAAAGGCAAGCCCGAGGGAGCAAGTAAAGGAGGGCAGGGAGGTGGgcaaggaagaggaggaaaagggggaggggggaaaggaggaggagggaaagGAGGAGGTGGAAGAGGAGGAGGTGgaagaggtggtggtggtggccgTGGTGGCCGTGATGGAGGGCGTAGTGGCAGAGGCTTTGGAGGAGGAACAGGCGGAGAAATGGGTGGTGATAAACAGAGACATGATGCTGGTGGAAGAGATCTTTGGAGAGACAGCATGAGAAACATGTTTGATGGTCCTGAACAATTTGGACCTGAAAGAGACTTTGACCAAGGCTACAGAAGGGATAGACCCCCTTTTGACATGGGACCTGATAGATATAGGGGTATGGGTCCAGATGGGCCAATGGGACGAGAAAGGCCATTTGGACGAGAAGGACTGATGGGACGGGAAAG GCTGATGGAACGGGAAAGGCTGATGGAACGGGAAAGGCTGATGGAACGAGAAGGACCAATGGGACGAGATTGGTCAATGGGACGAGAAAGGTCAATGGGGCAAGAAGGGCCGATGGGGCGAGAAGGGCCGATGGGACGAGAAGGGCCGATGGGACGAGAAGGGCAGATGGGACGAGAAGGGCCGATGGGACGAGAAGGGCTGATGGGAATGGATCGTGGGAGAATGATGGACAGAATGCGAGACATGGGACCAGATATGCATCAAAGAAGATCACTAGGACCAGATATGCCTGGAGTTCCAGGGGACCTGATGGGAATGGGCTCAAGAGGACCAAGAGAAGGGAGAGGTATGGAGCGAGCAGCAAGGGGAGGACAAGGATTGAGAGACATGGATAAATGGGATG AGGCAATGTTTGACGGTATGCCCACAGACGAAATGTTTAGAAGTCAGTTTGGAGATGGTCCCATGGACTTCCCTGGTTTCCCTGGAGATGGACCACCATCTCGTCCTGGTGGATCAGGAGGAATACCAGGAGATTTCAAACAAGAGATGAGTGAAGTAGAAAGGGATCTTG AAATCTCCAAAGCCAAGATGAAGGAGTACTACAAAACCATGTACATGTGGAAGCTCAAGTGGTATCAAATGATGAAGACCTGGACAGCAGCCAAAG CTGCTGTTGCTGCAGAGGTAACCGTGAATAGCATAACAGCAAGTCCTTCTAGAGACCCCCTTCCAGCTACCAGCCAGCCTCAAGGTAGTTCCTTTGGTGCTGTAGATGGGATATGGGGTCAAGCCCGGGGTCAAGCCCAGAGTCAAGTAGCTAGTCAGGCTGCAAATCAAGCTACAGTTCAAGCTCCGAGTCAAGCAAGTCAAGCTCCAGGGCAAATGCCTGGTCAAATGCCTGGTCAAACACTTGGGCAAGCACCTGGTCAAGCACCGAGTCAGGCACCCCTTCATCCACCAGGGGTGGCACCAAGTAGTGGCGGAAATGAAGACCCTTACAGAGCTCCGGTTGACAGTTTTGGAGGTAGAGCTGCTGGTAATACTGGCAGCAACTTTGGAAACCAAGGTCAAGGTCATCCATATGCAAACCAAGGTCAGACTCCCAGCTATGGGAAACAAGATCAAGACACAAGCTTTGGTGGTCTAGGGTCAAACTATGGCAACATGCCTTCAAAGTATGGTCCAATGAAGACGGAACCTGCTTACCCTGGCTCTTCATTTGGAG gaCCTTATGGGGGAATGCCAGGAATATGA
- the LOC121410896 gene encoding collagen alpha-1(I) chain-like isoform X6 has protein sequence MAMGRNQEFDNLYREIDEPVESRKLFLGGLRSQSSERHLYEALLPYGHILEVLFVRDKNGKPKGFGFVTFTKSYMLEAVFADHPDNRIIVDGKNVEVKRLSEGEPSRSKAAMLKAAVPNENTTRIFVGGISEITTEENLREGFSEYGEIIEVDIPPNEKTGKARGFAFITFASKESVGKVVGMKYLNFFGRKVEVKRAIEKEKLQRDSVPPPPAPSPKGKPEGASKGGQGGGQGRGGKGGGGKGGGGKGGGGRGGGGRGGGGGRGGRDGGRSGRGFGGGTGGEMGGDKQRHDAGGRDLWRDSMRNMFDGPEQFGPERDFDQGYRRDRPPFDMGPDRYRGMGPDGPMGRERPFGREGLMGRERLMERERLMEREGPMGRDWSMGRERSMGQEGPMGREGPMGREGPMGREGQMGREGPMGREGLMGMDRGRMMDRMRDMGPDMHQRRSLGPDMPGVPGDLMGMGSRGPREGRGMERAARGGQGLRDMDKWDEAMFDGMPTDEMFRSQFGDGPMDFPGFPGDGPPSRPGGSGGIPGDFKQEMSEVERDLEISKAKMKEYYKTMYMWKLKWYQMMKTWTAAKAAVAAEVTVNSITASPSRDPLPATSQPQGSSFGAVDGIWGQARGQAQSQVASQAANQATVQAPSQASQAPGQMPGQMPGQTLGQAPGQAPSQAPLHPPGVAPSSGGNEDPYRAPVDSFGGRAAGNTGSNFGNQGQGHPYANQGQTPSYGKQDQDTSFGGLGSNYGNMPSKYGPMKTEPAYPGSSFGGPYGGMPGI, from the exons ATGGCGATGGGCCGAAATCAG GAGTTTGATAATCTGTACCGTGAAATTGATGAGCCTGTAGAATCAAGGAAGCTGTTCTTGGGTGGACTCAGAAGTCAAAGTTCAGAAAGACACCTTTATGAAGCTCTCCTCCCATATGGCCACATTTTGGAGGTTCTCTTTGTTCGTGATAAAAATGGCAAACCCAAAGGATTTGGTTTTGTTACTTTTACCAAATCATACATGTTAGAGGCGGTATTTGCTGACCATCCAGACAATCGCATCATTGTGGATGGAAAGAACGTGGAAGTTAAGAGATTATCGGAAGGCGAG CCCAGCCGCTCTAAAGCAGCTATGTTAAAGGCTGCTGTGCCTAATGAGAATACAACACGGATCTTTGTCGGAGGTATCTCGGAAATAACCACTGAAGAAAACTTGAGAGAGGGATTTAGTGAATATGGGGAAATCATAGAAGTTGATATCCCACCAAATGAGAAGACTGGAAAGGCACGTGGTTTTGCTTTCATTACATTTGCAAGCAAGGAGAGTGTGGGAAAGGTTGTGG GAATGAAGTATTTAAATTTCTTTGGGCGGAAAGTAGAGGTGAAAAGAGCCATCGAAAAGGAGAAACTACAGAGAGACTCTGTACCTCCTCCACCAGCACCTTCACCTAAAGGCAAGCCCGAGGGAGCAAGTAAAGGAGGGCAGGGAGGTGGgcaaggaagaggaggaaaagggggaggggggaaaggaggaggagggaaagGAGGAGGTGGAAGAGGAGGAGGTGgaagaggtggtggtggtggccgTGGTGGCCGTGATGGAGGGCGTAGTGGCAGAGGCTTTGGAGGAGGAACAGGCGGAGAAATGGGTGGTGATAAACAGAGACATGATGCTGGTGGAAGAGATCTTTGGAGAGACAGCATGAGAAACATGTTTGATGGTCCTGAACAATTTGGACCTGAAAGAGACTTTGACCAAGGCTACAGAAGGGATAGACCCCCTTTTGACATGGGACCTGATAGATATAGGGGTATGGGTCCAGATGGGCCAATGGGACGAGAAAGGCCATTTGGACGAGAAGGACTGATGGGACGGGAAAG GCTGATGGAACGGGAAAGGCTGATGGAACGAGAAGGACCAATGGGACGAGATTGGTCAATGGGACGAGAAAGGTCAATGGGGCAAGAAGGGCCGATGGGGCGAGAAGGGCCGATGGGACGAGAAGGGCCGATGGGACGAGAAGGGCAGATGGGACGAGAAGGGCCGATGGGACGAGAAGGGCTGATGGGAATGGATCGTGGGAGAATGATGGACAGAATGCGAGACATGGGACCAGATATGCATCAAAGAAGATCACTAGGACCAGATATGCCTGGAGTTCCAGGGGACCTGATGGGAATGGGCTCAAGAGGACCAAGAGAAGGGAGAGGTATGGAGCGAGCAGCAAGGGGAGGACAAGGATTGAGAGACATGGATAAATGGGATG AGGCAATGTTTGACGGTATGCCCACAGACGAAATGTTTAGAAGTCAGTTTGGAGATGGTCCCATGGACTTCCCTGGTTTCCCTGGAGATGGACCACCATCTCGTCCTGGTGGATCAGGAGGAATACCAGGAGATTTCAAACAAGAGATGAGTGAAGTAGAAAGGGATCTTG AAATCTCCAAAGCCAAGATGAAGGAGTACTACAAAACCATGTACATGTGGAAGCTCAAGTGGTATCAAATGATGAAGACCTGGACAGCAGCCAAAG CTGCTGTTGCTGCAGAGGTAACCGTGAATAGCATAACAGCAAGTCCTTCTAGAGACCCCCTTCCAGCTACCAGCCAGCCTCAAGGTAGTTCCTTTGGTGCTGTAGATGGGATATGGGGTCAAGCCCGGGGTCAAGCCCAGAGTCAAGTAGCTAGTCAGGCTGCAAATCAAGCTACAGTTCAAGCTCCGAGTCAAGCAAGTCAAGCTCCAGGGCAAATGCCTGGTCAAATGCCTGGTCAAACACTTGGGCAAGCACCTGGTCAAGCACCGAGTCAGGCACCCCTTCATCCACCAGGGGTGGCACCAAGTAGTGGCGGAAATGAAGACCCTTACAGAGCTCCGGTTGACAGTTTTGGAGGTAGAGCTGCTGGTAATACTGGCAGCAACTTTGGAAACCAAGGTCAAGGTCATCCATATGCAAACCAAGGTCAGACTCCCAGCTATGGGAAACAAGATCAAGACACAAGCTTTGGTGGTCTAGGGTCAAACTATGGCAACATGCCTTCAAAGTATGGTCCAATGAAGACGGAACCTGCTTACCCTGGCTCTTCATTTGGAG gaCCTTATGGGGGAATGCCAGGAATATGA
- the LOC121410896 gene encoding collagen alpha-1(III) chain-like isoform X4 produces the protein MAMGRNQEFDNLYREIDEPVESRKLFLGGLRSQSSERHLYEALLPYGHILEVLFVRDKNGKPKGFGFVTFTKSYMLEAVFADHPDNRIIVDGKNVEVKRLSEGEPSRSKAAMLKAAVPNENTTRIFVGGISEITTEENLREGFSEYGEIIEVDIPPNEKTGKARGFAFITFASKESVGKVVGMKYLNFFGRKVEVKRAIEKEKLQRDSVPPPPAPSPKGKPEGASKGGQGGGQGRGGKGGGGKGGGGKGGGGRGGGGRGGGGGRGGRDGGRSGRGFGGGTGGEMGGDKQRHDAGGRDLWRDSMRNMFDGPEQFGPERDFDQGYRRDRPPFDMGPDRYRGMGPDGPMGRERPFGREGLMGRERLMERERLMERERLMEREGPMGRDWSMGRERSMGQEGPMGREGPMGREGPMGREGQMGREGPMGREGLMGMDRGRMMDRMRDMGPDMHQRRSLGPDMPGVPGDLMGMGSRGPREGRGMERAARGGQGLRDMDKWDEAMFDGMPTDEMFRSQFGDGPMDFPGFPGDGPPSRPGGSGGIPGDFKQEMSEVERDLEISKAKMKEYYKTMYMWKLKWYQMMKTWTAAKAAVAAEVTVNSITASPSRDPLPATSQPQGSSFGAVDGIWGQARGQAQSQVASQAANQATVQAPSQASQAPGQMPGQMPGQTLGQAPGQAPSQAPLHPPGVAPSSGGNEDPYRAPVDSFGGRAAGNTGSNFGNQGQGHPYANQGQTPSYGKQDQDTSFGGLGSNYGNMPSKYGPMKTEPAYPGSSFGGPYGGMPGI, from the exons ATGGCGATGGGCCGAAATCAG GAGTTTGATAATCTGTACCGTGAAATTGATGAGCCTGTAGAATCAAGGAAGCTGTTCTTGGGTGGACTCAGAAGTCAAAGTTCAGAAAGACACCTTTATGAAGCTCTCCTCCCATATGGCCACATTTTGGAGGTTCTCTTTGTTCGTGATAAAAATGGCAAACCCAAAGGATTTGGTTTTGTTACTTTTACCAAATCATACATGTTAGAGGCGGTATTTGCTGACCATCCAGACAATCGCATCATTGTGGATGGAAAGAACGTGGAAGTTAAGAGATTATCGGAAGGCGAG CCCAGCCGCTCTAAAGCAGCTATGTTAAAGGCTGCTGTGCCTAATGAGAATACAACACGGATCTTTGTCGGAGGTATCTCGGAAATAACCACTGAAGAAAACTTGAGAGAGGGATTTAGTGAATATGGGGAAATCATAGAAGTTGATATCCCACCAAATGAGAAGACTGGAAAGGCACGTGGTTTTGCTTTCATTACATTTGCAAGCAAGGAGAGTGTGGGAAAGGTTGTGG GAATGAAGTATTTAAATTTCTTTGGGCGGAAAGTAGAGGTGAAAAGAGCCATCGAAAAGGAGAAACTACAGAGAGACTCTGTACCTCCTCCACCAGCACCTTCACCTAAAGGCAAGCCCGAGGGAGCAAGTAAAGGAGGGCAGGGAGGTGGgcaaggaagaggaggaaaagggggaggggggaaaggaggaggagggaaagGAGGAGGTGGAAGAGGAGGAGGTGgaagaggtggtggtggtggccgTGGTGGCCGTGATGGAGGGCGTAGTGGCAGAGGCTTTGGAGGAGGAACAGGCGGAGAAATGGGTGGTGATAAACAGAGACATGATGCTGGTGGAAGAGATCTTTGGAGAGACAGCATGAGAAACATGTTTGATGGTCCTGAACAATTTGGACCTGAAAGAGACTTTGACCAAGGCTACAGAAGGGATAGACCCCCTTTTGACATGGGACCTGATAGATATAGGGGTATGGGTCCAGATGGGCCAATGGGACGAGAAAGGCCATTTGGACGAGAAGGACTGATGGGACGGGAAAGGCTGATGGAACGGGAAAG GCTGATGGAACGGGAAAGGCTGATGGAACGAGAAGGACCAATGGGACGAGATTGGTCAATGGGACGAGAAAGGTCAATGGGGCAAGAAGGGCCGATGGGGCGAGAAGGGCCGATGGGACGAGAAGGGCCGATGGGACGAGAAGGGCAGATGGGACGAGAAGGGCCGATGGGACGAGAAGGGCTGATGGGAATGGATCGTGGGAGAATGATGGACAGAATGCGAGACATGGGACCAGATATGCATCAAAGAAGATCACTAGGACCAGATATGCCTGGAGTTCCAGGGGACCTGATGGGAATGGGCTCAAGAGGACCAAGAGAAGGGAGAGGTATGGAGCGAGCAGCAAGGGGAGGACAAGGATTGAGAGACATGGATAAATGGGATG AGGCAATGTTTGACGGTATGCCCACAGACGAAATGTTTAGAAGTCAGTTTGGAGATGGTCCCATGGACTTCCCTGGTTTCCCTGGAGATGGACCACCATCTCGTCCTGGTGGATCAGGAGGAATACCAGGAGATTTCAAACAAGAGATGAGTGAAGTAGAAAGGGATCTTG AAATCTCCAAAGCCAAGATGAAGGAGTACTACAAAACCATGTACATGTGGAAGCTCAAGTGGTATCAAATGATGAAGACCTGGACAGCAGCCAAAG CTGCTGTTGCTGCAGAGGTAACCGTGAATAGCATAACAGCAAGTCCTTCTAGAGACCCCCTTCCAGCTACCAGCCAGCCTCAAGGTAGTTCCTTTGGTGCTGTAGATGGGATATGGGGTCAAGCCCGGGGTCAAGCCCAGAGTCAAGTAGCTAGTCAGGCTGCAAATCAAGCTACAGTTCAAGCTCCGAGTCAAGCAAGTCAAGCTCCAGGGCAAATGCCTGGTCAAATGCCTGGTCAAACACTTGGGCAAGCACCTGGTCAAGCACCGAGTCAGGCACCCCTTCATCCACCAGGGGTGGCACCAAGTAGTGGCGGAAATGAAGACCCTTACAGAGCTCCGGTTGACAGTTTTGGAGGTAGAGCTGCTGGTAATACTGGCAGCAACTTTGGAAACCAAGGTCAAGGTCATCCATATGCAAACCAAGGTCAGACTCCCAGCTATGGGAAACAAGATCAAGACACAAGCTTTGGTGGTCTAGGGTCAAACTATGGCAACATGCCTTCAAAGTATGGTCCAATGAAGACGGAACCTGCTTACCCTGGCTCTTCATTTGGAG gaCCTTATGGGGGAATGCCAGGAATATGA
- the LOC121410896 gene encoding collagen alpha-1(III) chain-like isoform X2 encodes MAMGRNQEFDNLYREIDEPVESRKLFLGGLRSQSSERHLYEALLPYGHILEVLFVRDKNGKPKGFGFVTFTKSYMLEAVFADHPDNRIIVDGKNVEVKRLSEGEPSRSKAAMLKAAVPNENTTRIFVGGISEITTEENLREGFSEYGEIIEVDIPPNEKTGKARGFAFITFASKESVGKVVGMKYLNFFGRKVEVKRAIEKEKLQRDSVPPPPAPSPKGKPEGASKGGQGGGQGRGGKGGGGKGGGGKGGGGRGGGGRGGGGGRGGRDGGRSGRGFGGGTGGEMGGDKQRHDAGGRDLWRDSMRNMFDGPEQFGPERDFDQGYRRDRPPFDMGPDRYRGMGPDGPMGRERPFGREGLMGRERLMERERLMERERLMEREGPMGRDWSMGRERSMGQEGPMGREGPMGREGPMGREGQMGREGPMGREGLMGMDRGRMMDRMRDMGPDMHQRRSLGPDMPGVPGDLMGMGSRGPREGRGMERAARGGQGLRDMDKWDEAMFDGMPTDEMFRSQFGDGPMDFPGFPGDGPPSRPGGSGGIPGDFKQEMSEVERDLEISKAKMKEYYKTMYMWKLKWYQMMKTWTAAKAAVAAEVTVNSITASPSRDPLPATSQPQGSSFGAVDGIWGQARGQAQSQVASQAANQATVQAPSQASQAPGQMPGQMPGQTLGQAPGQAPSQAPLHPPGVAPSSGGNEDPYRAPVDSFGGRAAGNTGSNFGNQGQGHPYANQGQTPSYGKQDQDTSFGGLGSNYGNMPSKYGPMKTEPAYPGSSFGGPYGGMPGI; translated from the exons ATGGCGATGGGCCGAAATCAG GAGTTTGATAATCTGTACCGTGAAATTGATGAGCCTGTAGAATCAAGGAAGCTGTTCTTGGGTGGACTCAGAAGTCAAAGTTCAGAAAGACACCTTTATGAAGCTCTCCTCCCATATGGCCACATTTTGGAGGTTCTCTTTGTTCGTGATAAAAATGGCAAACCCAAAGGATTTGGTTTTGTTACTTTTACCAAATCATACATGTTAGAGGCGGTATTTGCTGACCATCCAGACAATCGCATCATTGTGGATGGAAAGAACGTGGAAGTTAAGAGATTATCGGAAGGCGAG CCCAGCCGCTCTAAAGCAGCTATGTTAAAGGCTGCTGTGCCTAATGAGAATACAACACGGATCTTTGTCGGAGGTATCTCGGAAATAACCACTGAAGAAAACTTGAGAGAGGGATTTAGTGAATATGGGGAAATCATAGAAGTTGATATCCCACCAAATGAGAAGACTGGAAAGGCACGTGGTTTTGCTTTCATTACATTTGCAAGCAAGGAGAGTGTGGGAAAGGTTGTGG GAATGAAGTATTTAAATTTCTTTGGGCGGAAAGTAGAGGTGAAAAGAGCCATCGAAAAGGAGAAACTACAGAGAGACTCTGTACCTCCTCCACCAGCACCTTCACCTAAAGGCAAGCCCGAGGGAGCAAGTAAAGGAGGGCAGGGAGGTGGgcaaggaagaggaggaaaagggggaggggggaaaggaggaggagggaaagGAGGAGGTGGAAGAGGAGGAGGTGgaagaggtggtggtggtggccgTGGTGGCCGTGATGGAGGGCGTAGTGGCAGAGGCTTTGGAGGAGGAACAGGCGGAGAAATGGGTGGTGATAAACAGAGACATGATGCTGGTGGAAGAGATCTTTGGAGAGACAGCATGAGAAACATGTTTGATGGTCCTGAACAATTTGGACCTGAAAGAGACTTTGACCAAGGCTACAGAAGGGATAGACCCCCTTTTGACATGGGACCTGATAGATATAGGGGTATGGGTCCAGATGGGCCAATGGGACGAGAAAGGCCATTTGGACGAGAAGGACTGATGGGACGGGAAAGGCTGATGGAACGGGAAAGGCTGATGGAACGGGAAAG GCTGATGGAACGAGAAGGACCAATGGGACGAGATTGGTCAATGGGACGAGAAAGGTCAATGGGGCAAGAAGGGCCGATGGGGCGAGAAGGGCCGATGGGACGAGAAGGGCCGATGGGACGAGAAGGGCAGATGGGACGAGAAGGGCCGATGGGACGAGAAGGGCTGATGGGAATGGATCGTGGGAGAATGATGGACAGAATGCGAGACATGGGACCAGATATGCATCAAAGAAGATCACTAGGACCAGATATGCCTGGAGTTCCAGGGGACCTGATGGGAATGGGCTCAAGAGGACCAAGAGAAGGGAGAGGTATGGAGCGAGCAGCAAGGGGAGGACAAGGATTGAGAGACATGGATAAATGGGATG AGGCAATGTTTGACGGTATGCCCACAGACGAAATGTTTAGAAGTCAGTTTGGAGATGGTCCCATGGACTTCCCTGGTTTCCCTGGAGATGGACCACCATCTCGTCCTGGTGGATCAGGAGGAATACCAGGAGATTTCAAACAAGAGATGAGTGAAGTAGAAAGGGATCTTG AAATCTCCAAAGCCAAGATGAAGGAGTACTACAAAACCATGTACATGTGGAAGCTCAAGTGGTATCAAATGATGAAGACCTGGACAGCAGCCAAAG CTGCTGTTGCTGCAGAGGTAACCGTGAATAGCATAACAGCAAGTCCTTCTAGAGACCCCCTTCCAGCTACCAGCCAGCCTCAAGGTAGTTCCTTTGGTGCTGTAGATGGGATATGGGGTCAAGCCCGGGGTCAAGCCCAGAGTCAAGTAGCTAGTCAGGCTGCAAATCAAGCTACAGTTCAAGCTCCGAGTCAAGCAAGTCAAGCTCCAGGGCAAATGCCTGGTCAAATGCCTGGTCAAACACTTGGGCAAGCACCTGGTCAAGCACCGAGTCAGGCACCCCTTCATCCACCAGGGGTGGCACCAAGTAGTGGCGGAAATGAAGACCCTTACAGAGCTCCGGTTGACAGTTTTGGAGGTAGAGCTGCTGGTAATACTGGCAGCAACTTTGGAAACCAAGGTCAAGGTCATCCATATGCAAACCAAGGTCAGACTCCCAGCTATGGGAAACAAGATCAAGACACAAGCTTTGGTGGTCTAGGGTCAAACTATGGCAACATGCCTTCAAAGTATGGTCCAATGAAGACGGAACCTGCTTACCCTGGCTCTTCATTTGGAG gaCCTTATGGGGGAATGCCAGGAATATGA